A stretch of the Longimicrobium sp. genome encodes the following:
- a CDS encoding CCA tRNA nucleotidyltransferase: MTDSRSAPGDVPTADLQPPPEVVRIVRRLEEAGFDTWTVGGAVRDGLAGHPHKYDWDLTTAARPRDVQRLFRHTVPVGISHGTVGVLGADKHLYEVTTFRRDVETDGRHAKVSFSDTVEEDLARRDFTINAVAWHPLTHEIRDPHGGVADLRDRILRTVGDARERFREDRLRVLRALRFAGRFSMRVDPATWEAARESAPELPLLSAERVREELLKVLRGMKRPSDSLRLYEQSGALGALYPELQACVGVMDGDEDVWTHLLRTVDASEAKTHLRLAALLHDTGKPPTRVESEGGAEFPDHAAAGAAVTLRLMTRLKFSNAERDQAVHLVAQHENLPAHDAPGPEVRRWLRRVGRAYVHDLLRLETANAKGRARPDPARVREAEALRRRADAEMRSGAALDIGDVAIGGEELRALGIPAGPRMGEILRALLERVTDDPSLNTPAALAEIVEREFIEGE, translated from the coding sequence GTGACCGATTCCCGCTCCGCCCCCGGCGACGTCCCCACCGCCGACCTGCAGCCGCCGCCCGAGGTCGTCCGCATCGTGCGGCGGCTGGAGGAGGCGGGGTTCGACACCTGGACCGTCGGCGGCGCCGTCCGCGACGGCCTGGCGGGGCATCCGCACAAGTACGACTGGGACCTGACGACGGCTGCGCGTCCCCGCGATGTGCAGCGCCTCTTCCGCCACACCGTGCCGGTGGGGATCTCGCACGGGACGGTGGGCGTGCTCGGCGCCGACAAGCATCTCTACGAAGTCACCACCTTCCGCCGCGACGTGGAGACGGACGGCCGCCACGCGAAGGTCTCCTTCAGCGACACGGTGGAGGAGGACCTGGCGCGGCGCGACTTCACCATCAACGCGGTGGCCTGGCACCCGCTCACGCACGAGATCCGCGACCCGCACGGGGGCGTGGCCGACCTGCGCGATCGTATCCTCCGCACCGTCGGCGACGCGCGCGAGCGCTTCCGCGAAGACCGGCTGCGCGTGCTGCGCGCGCTGCGCTTCGCGGGGCGCTTTTCGATGCGCGTCGATCCGGCCACGTGGGAGGCGGCCCGGGAGTCCGCGCCCGAGCTCCCGCTCCTTTCCGCCGAGCGGGTGCGCGAGGAGCTGCTCAAGGTGCTGCGGGGGATGAAGCGCCCGTCCGACTCGCTGCGCCTGTACGAGCAGTCCGGCGCGCTCGGCGCGCTCTATCCCGAGTTGCAGGCGTGCGTGGGGGTGATGGATGGGGACGAGGACGTGTGGACCCACCTCCTGCGCACCGTGGACGCGTCCGAGGCGAAGACGCATCTCCGCCTGGCCGCGCTGCTGCACGACACCGGCAAACCGCCCACGCGCGTGGAGTCGGAAGGCGGCGCGGAGTTCCCCGACCACGCGGCCGCCGGCGCGGCCGTCACGCTGCGGCTGATGACGCGGCTCAAGTTCTCCAACGCCGAGCGCGACCAGGCCGTGCACCTGGTGGCCCAGCACGAGAACCTCCCCGCGCACGACGCGCCGGGGCCGGAGGTGCGGCGCTGGCTCCGCCGCGTGGGCCGCGCGTACGTGCACGACCTGCTGCGCCTGGAGACGGCGAACGCGAAGGGCCGCGCCCGCCCCGACCCCGCGCGCGTCCGCGAGGCCGAGGCGCTCCGCCGCCGCGCCGACGCCGAGATGCGCAGCGGCGCCGCGCTCGACATCGGCGACGTGGCCATCGGCGGCGAGGAGCTGCGCGCCCTCGGCATCCCCGCCGGCCCGCGCATGGGCGAGATCCTGCGCGCGCTGCTCGAGCGCGTCACCGACGACCCGTCGCTGAACACGCCGGCCGCGCTGGCGGAGATCGTCGAGCGGGAGTTCATCGAGGGTGAATGA
- a CDS encoding FAD-binding oxidoreductase, with amino-acid sequence MVEPNRAIEAKPDAAAWPQRRRGDVSRAAIAAAIDGFRGEWVLDEARRLPFGQASGILHALPDAVAVPRDAADVAALVRWAAAAGHPLVPRGAGTGMPGGNVGAGVAVDLVTHFRAPPEIDPAARTARVGPGVTLAELNAAASAHGLHFPVDPSSGDRATFGGIVANNSGGSHTVLHGSARAWVDALEVVLADGTLARTARGERERDPRLAEILVSVDEMLAARRDEILARWPRVRKNSSGYALKEYLESGDAVDLLVGSEGTLALVTAATVRLAPIPAARGLALLEFTDLAAAGAAVERILELHPATCEIIDRTFIDLVRQGDADPGYPLREGLEAILFVEMEGDSDDEVAAKLDALETHVRGVADRASIATDAARQERFWHVRHAASPLIAKLAGDRISMQFIEDGVVPVARLADYIRLLRRVLGERGLPAVIFGHAGDGNLHVNPLVDVAKPGWREEIEAIAYEIAEGVAALGGTMTGEHGDGRLRAPLLETIWGAEMVDRFRAVKDAFDPAGILNPGVILPLPGQRPLDGIRY; translated from the coding sequence ATGGTGGAGCCGAACCGCGCGATCGAAGCGAAGCCAGACGCCGCCGCGTGGCCCCAGCGCCGTCGCGGCGATGTGTCCCGCGCGGCGATCGCCGCCGCGATCGACGGCTTCCGCGGCGAGTGGGTGCTGGACGAGGCGCGACGGCTCCCCTTCGGCCAGGCGTCGGGGATCCTGCACGCGCTCCCCGACGCCGTCGCGGTGCCGCGCGACGCGGCGGACGTGGCGGCACTGGTGCGCTGGGCGGCGGCGGCCGGGCACCCGCTCGTCCCCCGCGGCGCGGGGACGGGGATGCCGGGCGGCAACGTGGGCGCGGGCGTCGCCGTCGACCTGGTCACGCACTTCCGCGCGCCGCCGGAGATCGATCCCGCCGCGCGGACGGCGCGCGTGGGGCCGGGCGTGACGCTCGCGGAGCTGAACGCGGCTGCCTCCGCGCACGGCCTCCACTTCCCCGTCGACCCCTCCAGCGGCGACCGCGCGACCTTCGGCGGCATCGTCGCGAACAACTCCGGCGGCTCGCACACGGTGCTCCACGGCTCCGCGCGTGCCTGGGTCGACGCGCTGGAGGTGGTGCTCGCGGACGGCACCCTGGCGCGTACGGCGCGGGGCGAGCGCGAGAGGGACCCACGGCTGGCGGAGATCCTGGTTTCCGTCGACGAGATGCTGGCGGCGCGGCGGGACGAGATCCTCGCCCGCTGGCCGCGGGTGCGGAAGAACTCGTCCGGCTACGCGCTGAAGGAGTACCTGGAGAGCGGCGACGCGGTGGACCTGCTGGTGGGGAGCGAGGGAACGCTCGCGCTCGTCACCGCGGCCACGGTGCGGCTGGCGCCGATCCCGGCGGCGCGCGGGCTGGCGCTGCTGGAGTTCACCGATCTCGCCGCCGCGGGCGCCGCCGTCGAGCGCATCCTGGAGCTGCACCCCGCGACGTGCGAGATCATCGACCGCACCTTCATCGACCTCGTCCGCCAGGGCGACGCGGACCCCGGCTACCCGCTGCGCGAGGGGCTGGAGGCGATCCTGTTCGTGGAGATGGAAGGGGATTCGGACGACGAGGTGGCCGCGAAGCTGGACGCGCTGGAGACGCACGTCCGCGGCGTGGCGGACCGCGCCTCCATCGCCACGGATGCGGCGCGGCAGGAGCGGTTCTGGCACGTGCGCCACGCCGCCAGCCCGCTGATCGCCAAGCTGGCCGGCGACCGTATCTCCATGCAGTTCATCGAGGACGGCGTGGTGCCGGTCGCCCGGCTCGCCGACTACATCCGCCTGCTGCGGCGCGTGCTGGGCGAGCGCGGCCTCCCCGCGGTGATCTTCGGCCACGCGGGCGACGGCAACCTGCACGTGAACCCGCTGGTCGACGTCGCCAAACCCGGCTGGCGTGAAGAGATCGAGGCGATCGCGTACGAGATCGCGGAGGGCGTCGCCGCGCTCGGCGGCACCATGACCGGCGAGCACGGCGACGGCCGCCTGCGCGCGCCGCTGCTCGAGACCATCTGGGGCGCGGAGATGGTGGACCGCTTCCGCGCGGTGAAGGATGCGTTCGACCCCGCGGGCATCCTCAACCCCGGCGTCATCCTCCCCCTCCCCGGCCAGCGCCCGCTCGACGGGATCCGGTACTAA
- a CDS encoding MerR family transcriptional regulator, with protein MDEIPIGEVARRTGVRASALRYYEEAGLLPPARRAGGRRMYPADVVRRIRLLRFAQRAGFTLAEIRTLFHGFDSAVAPGERWNALARAKIDELDDLIARATQMKRGLEMGMACGCASFDECVLPEEPTPPDSRIDALEIVNLRAAGTANTISG; from the coding sequence ATGGACGAGATCCCGATCGGCGAGGTAGCGCGGCGGACGGGCGTGCGTGCGTCCGCGCTGCGGTACTACGAGGAGGCCGGACTGCTTCCGCCGGCCCGGCGCGCGGGCGGGCGCAGGATGTACCCGGCCGACGTGGTGCGGCGCATCCGCCTGCTGCGGTTCGCGCAGCGGGCGGGGTTCACCCTGGCGGAGATCCGCACGCTGTTCCACGGCTTCGACTCCGCCGTGGCGCCGGGTGAGCGCTGGAACGCCCTCGCGCGTGCCAAGATCGACGAGCTCGACGACCTGATCGCGCGGGCGACGCAGATGAAGCGGGGGCTGGAGATGGGGATGGCGTGCGGGTGCGCCAGCTTCGACGAATGCGTCCTGCCCGAGGAGCCCACGCCGCCCGATTCGCGGATCGACGCGCTGGAGATTGTGAACCTCCGCGCCGCCGGGACCGCGAATACAATCTCTGGGTGA
- a CDS encoding transcriptional repressor, which produces MFTIASVRPEEADALLRQALEAHGQRFTEQRAAVYRFLRGTDEHPTADEVFTTVRGELSDISLATVYKALETLVSCGLAVKLTYGDDSARYDARTDDHYHSRCLKCGVVRDVAAEASAITPFEVGGGFRVEGYRVEVIGYCPACAVELG; this is translated from the coding sequence ATGTTCACGATCGCGAGCGTTCGGCCCGAGGAGGCGGACGCGCTGCTGCGCCAGGCGCTCGAGGCCCACGGCCAGCGCTTCACCGAGCAGCGCGCGGCCGTCTACCGTTTCCTGCGCGGCACGGACGAGCACCCGACAGCGGACGAGGTGTTCACCACCGTGCGCGGCGAGCTCTCCGACATCTCCCTGGCCACCGTCTACAAGGCGCTGGAGACGCTGGTGAGCTGCGGGCTGGCGGTGAAGCTCACCTACGGCGACGACTCGGCCCGCTACGACGCGCGCACCGACGACCACTACCACTCGCGCTGCCTGAAGTGCGGCGTGGTGCGCGACGTGGCCGCCGAGGCCAGCGCCATCACCCCCTTCGAGGTCGGTGGCGGGTTCCGCGTCGAGGGGTACCGGGTGGAGGTGATCGGCTACTGCCCGGCGTGCGCGGTGGAGCTGGGCTGA
- a CDS encoding DinB family protein, producing MSQPEPWLRGPVPEIPPLLMPVAHALIMAREDVAAALADLTADELWSRPGGAAAAGFHALHLAGSLDRLFTYARGEQLSDEQFAALRREQAPGEPPPGARELTRVVENAVETALAQLRATDAATLLDPREVGRQRLPSNVLGLLFHAAEHTMRHVGQLVTTAKIVRGIASSS from the coding sequence ATGAGCCAGCCCGAACCGTGGCTCCGCGGCCCCGTGCCGGAAATCCCGCCGCTGCTGATGCCGGTGGCGCACGCGCTGATCATGGCGCGCGAGGACGTGGCCGCCGCGCTGGCGGATCTCACCGCGGACGAGCTGTGGTCGCGGCCGGGCGGCGCGGCTGCGGCGGGGTTCCACGCGCTGCACCTGGCCGGCTCGCTCGACCGCCTCTTCACCTACGCGCGCGGCGAGCAGCTCAGCGACGAGCAGTTCGCCGCGCTGCGCCGCGAGCAGGCGCCCGGCGAGCCGCCCCCGGGCGCGCGCGAGCTCACGCGGGTCGTCGAGAACGCGGTCGAGACGGCGCTCGCGCAGCTGCGCGCCACCGACGCCGCCACGCTGCTGGACCCGCGCGAGGTCGGCCGCCAGCGCCTCCCCAGCAACGTGCTCGGCCTCCTCTTCCACGCGGCCGAGCACACCATGCGCCACGTCGGCCAGCTCGTCACCACCGCGAAGATCGTCCGCGGCATCGCATCGTCGTCGTGA
- a CDS encoding GNAT family N-acetyltransferase, producing the protein MMPTPPVIETERLVLRMAEVRDAPEIVRYFSENRAHLAGSRPRMQPELFTEDFWRSQAHAALSEFRTDRSLRLFLFEKPGAQRVIGNMNFVQFQRGAAHHCTLGYGIAADREGRGLMREALEAGIRHVFEVLDMHRIQANYVPWNRRSGGLLRRLGFTVEGYARDYLYLDGQWQDHILTSLTNPHWKPDE; encoded by the coding sequence ATGATGCCCACGCCCCCGGTGATCGAGACGGAGCGCCTGGTCCTGCGCATGGCCGAGGTGCGCGACGCGCCGGAGATCGTGCGCTACTTCAGCGAGAACCGCGCGCACCTGGCCGGCTCGCGGCCGCGCATGCAGCCGGAGCTGTTCACCGAGGACTTCTGGCGTTCGCAGGCGCACGCGGCGCTCAGCGAGTTCCGCACCGACCGCTCGCTGCGGCTGTTCCTGTTCGAGAAGCCGGGCGCGCAGCGCGTGATCGGCAACATGAACTTCGTGCAGTTCCAGCGCGGCGCGGCGCACCACTGCACGCTGGGCTACGGGATCGCCGCCGACCGCGAGGGGCGCGGGCTGATGCGCGAGGCGCTGGAGGCGGGGATCCGGCACGTGTTCGAGGTGCTGGACATGCACCGCATCCAGGCCAACTACGTCCCGTGGAACCGCCGCAGCGGCGGGCTCCTGCGCCGCCTGGGGTTCACCGTCGAGGGATACGCGCGCGACTACCTGTACCTCGACGGGCAGTGGCAGGATCACATCCTCACCAGCCTCACGAACCCGCACTGGAAGCCGGACGAGTAA